From the genome of Streptacidiphilus rugosus AM-16, one region includes:
- a CDS encoding uroporphyrinogen-III synthase: protein MGTAATSSADSVAPHAPLTGFTVGVTAARRRDELVALLTRRGARVVEAPSLRILPLEDDIALRRATELCLTAPLDYVVATTGVGWRGWMSAADGWGRGAELSAACRDAVVLTRGPKATGAVRASGLDETWSPDTEATDELLVWMLAQPLAGRRVAVQEHGLPLTAFTAALRERGAEVIPVPVYRWAPPEDPGLVRRLVEQTVRREVHALTFTSAPAITAFLETAAADGLYEQVLEAMRSDVLPVCVGPVCARPLVEAGLPVIWPDRGRLGALVRTLTEALPSRSRQVLRVGGRELVLQGSALLVDEESYWLSPKGATLLRALAERPGWVLSRAELLRRAWADSDADEHAVEAAIARLRQSLGPHSDLVRTVPKRGYRLAAA, encoded by the coding sequence ATGGGCACTGCTGCAACCTCCTCCGCCGACTCCGTCGCACCGCACGCGCCACTGACCGGCTTCACCGTCGGCGTGACCGCCGCGCGACGTCGCGACGAGCTCGTCGCGCTGCTGACCCGGCGCGGAGCCCGCGTCGTCGAGGCGCCCTCGCTGCGGATCCTGCCGCTGGAGGACGACATAGCGCTGCGCCGGGCCACCGAGCTGTGCCTGACCGCGCCGCTGGACTACGTGGTCGCGACGACCGGCGTCGGCTGGCGCGGCTGGATGAGCGCGGCCGACGGCTGGGGGCGCGGCGCGGAGCTGTCCGCCGCCTGCCGGGACGCGGTGGTGCTGACCCGGGGCCCCAAGGCGACCGGCGCGGTGCGGGCCAGCGGCCTGGACGAGACCTGGTCGCCCGACACCGAGGCGACGGACGAACTGCTGGTGTGGATGCTGGCCCAGCCCCTCGCCGGACGCCGTGTCGCGGTGCAGGAGCACGGGCTGCCGCTGACCGCCTTCACCGCCGCCCTGCGCGAGCGCGGCGCGGAGGTGATCCCGGTCCCGGTCTACCGCTGGGCGCCGCCGGAGGACCCCGGGCTGGTGCGCCGGCTGGTCGAGCAGACCGTGCGCCGCGAGGTCCACGCGCTGACGTTCACCAGCGCCCCCGCGATCACCGCCTTCCTGGAGACGGCCGCCGCCGACGGGCTGTACGAGCAGGTGCTCGAGGCCATGCGCTCCGACGTGCTGCCGGTCTGCGTCGGCCCGGTCTGCGCCCGCCCGCTGGTCGAGGCGGGCCTGCCGGTGATCTGGCCGGACCGCGGTCGCCTCGGCGCGCTGGTGCGCACGCTGACCGAGGCGCTCCCCTCCCGCAGCCGCCAGGTACTGCGGGTGGGAGGCCGTGAACTGGTGCTGCAGGGCAGCGCGCTGCTGGTCGACGAGGAGAGCTACTGGCTCTCCCCCAAGGGCGCCACCCTGCTGCGCGCGCTGGCGGAGAGACCCGGCTGGGTGCTCAGCCGCGCCGAACTGCTCCGCCGCGCCTGGGCCGACTCGGACGCCGACGAGCACGCCGTCGAGGCGGCGATCGCCAGGCTGCGCCAGTCCCTCGGCCCGCACAGCGATCTGGTCCGCACCGTCCCCAAGCGCGGCTACCGGCTGGCGGCGGCGTGA
- a CDS encoding sirohydrochlorin chelatase, which yields MTRTAPTLLAVAHGTRDAEGIATTEALVARVRALRPWLRVERCFLDIASPSLPDALATLRGEVVLVPLLLGAGYHVRVDIPEALAAAPWLRARVAGALGPDPLLADALAERLAEAGRRPGDGPVVLAAAGSTDPAANADAAAMAALLRSRLGSSRLLDSRPEGSPPSGSRPRDAVEVVPAYLCAAGPTPAEAVASLRAAGHARVAVAEYLLSPGHFARLAARTGAEAGACLTSAPLGPHDALARLVTLRYDQAVMGAGPDTAHATAHGTAAGRTGAHSGRMLTPGYWGAHGRPVSPLSVSET from the coding sequence GTGACCCGAACCGCACCGACCCTGCTGGCGGTCGCCCACGGCACCAGGGACGCCGAAGGCATCGCGACGACGGAGGCGCTGGTCGCCCGGGTGCGCGCGCTGCGCCCCTGGCTGCGCGTCGAACGCTGCTTCCTCGACATCGCCTCCCCCTCGCTGCCCGACGCCCTGGCCACGCTGCGCGGCGAGGTGGTCCTGGTGCCGCTGCTGCTCGGCGCGGGCTACCACGTCCGGGTCGACATCCCCGAGGCCCTGGCCGCCGCGCCCTGGCTGCGCGCCCGCGTCGCCGGCGCGCTGGGCCCGGACCCGCTGCTGGCCGACGCGCTCGCCGAACGGCTCGCCGAGGCCGGCCGGCGCCCCGGCGACGGCCCGGTCGTGCTGGCCGCCGCCGGATCCACCGACCCGGCGGCCAACGCCGACGCCGCGGCGATGGCCGCGCTGCTGCGCTCCCGACTGGGGAGCTCCCGACTGCTGGACTCCCGACCGGAGGGCTCCCCGCCCTCGGGATCGCGCCCGCGCGACGCCGTGGAGGTCGTGCCCGCCTACCTGTGCGCCGCCGGTCCCACCCCCGCCGAGGCCGTCGCCTCGCTGCGCGCGGCCGGACACGCGCGGGTCGCCGTCGCCGAGTACCTGTTGAGCCCCGGCCACTTCGCCCGGCTCGCCGCCCGCACCGGCGCCGAGGCGGGCGCGTGTCTCACCTCCGCCCCGCTCGGCCCACACGACGCGCTCGCCCGTCTCGTCACTCTCCGCTATGACCAGGCGGTCATGGGCGCAGGGCCGGACACGGCTCACGCCACGGCTCACGGGACGGCGGCAGGGCGTACGGGGGCACACTCGGGGCGCATGCTCACGCCGGGGTACTGGGGGGCGCACGGTCGCCCCGTTTCGCCACTCAGCGTGAGCGAAACCTGA
- a CDS encoding FAD-dependent oxidoreductase has product MPAAAIPTPLHPRRRSTDVVIVGAGLAGLAAARRLSACGLSVTVLEAADHVGGRMAGQEYEGYRLDHGTHLLNSSYPELARALDLAELELRPLSPDVMVRVGGGSRPGRAGRGGHENGQGPGSGAGAERASGPNRERRYRLGAPTTARAALGAARAPIGRPWDKARLGANLARLAGTPVDRLMARPERTAAEALTQRGIPAATVDGFLRPLLTALLSDPALRTSSRVADLVLRGYARGRLCLPAQGVGAVPLALAQRLPAGTVRLGVRATAVATDGVDTDGHGRFACRAVLIATDARSAGELLPGLHQPEHHPVTTYYHVADASPLAEPLLLLDATPGALVSHSLVLSEVDRSYAPTGALIASTVLGHRASVPAEPAVRRSLARLYDADTRGWRFLTVRHFVDALPAMPPPHVFRRPVRVLHGLYVCGDHRDTSTAQGALVSGRRAAEALLRDLGVVRRQPAAADGLAA; this is encoded by the coding sequence GTGCCCGCAGCAGCCATCCCCACGCCCCTGCATCCGCGCCGTCGCAGCACCGATGTCGTGATCGTCGGAGCCGGTCTCGCCGGCCTCGCCGCGGCACGGAGACTCAGCGCATGCGGACTGTCCGTAACGGTCCTGGAGGCCGCCGACCACGTCGGCGGCCGCATGGCCGGGCAGGAGTACGAGGGTTACCGGCTCGACCACGGCACCCACCTGCTCAACAGCTCCTACCCCGAACTCGCCCGCGCGCTCGATCTCGCCGAACTCGAACTGCGGCCGCTCAGCCCGGACGTGATGGTCCGGGTCGGCGGCGGCAGCCGTCCCGGGCGCGCAGGCCGCGGCGGCCACGAGAACGGGCAAGGTCCCGGATCAGGTGCGGGAGCGGAGCGGGCGAGCGGTCCGAACCGCGAACGCCGCTACCGGCTCGGCGCGCCCACGACCGCCCGCGCCGCACTCGGCGCCGCCCGCGCCCCCATCGGTCGCCCGTGGGACAAGGCCCGCCTCGGCGCCAACCTCGCCCGGCTCGCCGGGACGCCCGTCGACCGGCTGATGGCGCGGCCCGAACGCACGGCCGCAGAAGCGCTGACCCAGCGCGGGATCCCGGCCGCCACCGTCGACGGCTTCCTGCGCCCGCTGCTCACCGCGCTGCTCAGCGATCCCGCGCTGCGCACCAGCAGCCGCGTCGCCGACCTGGTCCTGCGCGGCTACGCCCGAGGCCGCCTCTGCCTGCCCGCCCAGGGCGTGGGCGCCGTGCCGCTCGCCCTCGCGCAGCGGCTGCCCGCCGGAACGGTCAGGCTCGGCGTGCGCGCCACCGCCGTCGCCACCGACGGCGTCGACACGGACGGGCACGGCCGCTTCGCCTGCCGCGCCGTCCTGATCGCCACCGACGCCCGCTCCGCGGGCGAACTCCTGCCCGGCCTGCACCAGCCCGAGCACCATCCGGTCACCACGTACTACCACGTCGCGGACGCCTCCCCGCTGGCCGAGCCGCTGCTGCTGCTCGACGCCACGCCCGGCGCGCTGGTCTCGCACTCCCTGGTGCTCAGCGAGGTCGACCGCTCCTACGCGCCGACCGGCGCGTTGATCGCCTCCACCGTCCTGGGCCACCGCGCCTCGGTCCCCGCCGAACCGGCGGTGCGGCGCTCCCTGGCCCGCCTCTACGACGCTGACACCCGGGGCTGGCGGTTCCTGACGGTGCGCCACTTCGTGGACGCGCTGCCCGCGATGCCGCCTCCGCACGTGTTCCGGCGTCCGGTGCGGGTGCTGCACGGGCTCTACGTCTGCGGCGACCACAGGGACACCAGCACCGCCCAGGGCGCGCTCGTCTCCGGCCGCCGGGCCGCGGAGGCACTGCTCCGCGACCTCGGCGTGGTCCGTCGGCAACCAGCGGCAGCCGACGGACTGGCCGCCTGA
- a CDS encoding 3-hydroxybutyrate dehydrogenase has translation MESTHSTFLDGRKALVTGAASGIGRACAHALARSGAGVYVVDRAADAAKAVAEEIGGTAFVVDLSDPEAVDALPDDADIIVNNAGLQHVAPIHDFPPERFTLIQRVMVEAPFRIIRRTLPHMYAGEWGRVVNISSVHGLRASAYKSAYVTAKHGLEGLSKVVALEGAAHGVTSNCVNPGYVRTPLVEDQIADQALAHGISEADVIDQIMLDRTAIKRLIEPDEVATAVLWLCSPGAASITGASLPMDGGWTAR, from the coding sequence ATGGAGAGCACCCACAGCACCTTTCTGGACGGACGGAAGGCCCTGGTCACCGGCGCGGCCAGTGGCATCGGCCGGGCCTGCGCGCACGCTCTGGCCCGGTCCGGCGCCGGGGTGTACGTCGTGGACCGGGCGGCCGACGCGGCCAAGGCCGTGGCCGAGGAGATCGGCGGCACCGCGTTCGTCGTGGACCTGTCCGACCCCGAGGCCGTGGACGCGCTCCCGGACGACGCGGACATCATCGTCAACAACGCCGGCCTGCAGCACGTCGCCCCGATCCACGACTTTCCGCCCGAGCGCTTCACGCTGATCCAGCGGGTGATGGTCGAGGCCCCCTTCCGCATCATCCGCCGCACCCTGCCGCACATGTACGCAGGTGAATGGGGACGCGTCGTCAACATCTCGTCCGTGCACGGGCTGCGGGCCAGCGCCTACAAGTCCGCCTACGTCACCGCGAAGCACGGTCTGGAGGGCCTCAGCAAGGTCGTCGCCCTGGAGGGCGCGGCCCACGGCGTGACCAGCAACTGCGTCAACCCCGGCTATGTGCGCACCCCGCTGGTCGAGGACCAGATCGCCGACCAGGCGCTGGCCCACGGCATCTCCGAGGCCGACGTGATCGACCAGATCATGCTCGACCGCACCGCGATCAAGCGCCTGATCGAACCGGACGAGGTCGCCACCGCCGTCCTGTGGCTCTGCTCGCCGGGGGCCGCCAGCATCACCGGCGCCTCGCTCCCGATGGACGGCGGCTGGACCGCCCGATAG
- a CDS encoding MFS transporter: MPRGLTKVVGASLIGTTIEWYDYFLYGSAAALVFGKVFFPKEDPLTGTLLSFLTYAIGFAARPVGALVFGHFGDRLGRKRLLVISLLMMGVATALIGCVPGYNTLGVTAPILLTGLRLIQGFALGGEWGGAVLLVSEHGDARRRGFWASWPQGGAPLGNLLAVGVLSLMTTVQTDASFVAWGWRIPFLLSAVLVGVGLWIRLGVDESPLFKEAQRRAEARTAEGGHEQPPLIAVLRQHWRDILVAMGARMAENISYYVIVTFVLAYCVDHLKLEKQTALNAVLIGSAVQFCLIPLFGALSDRVGRKPVYLVGAVGTGAWAWAFFALLDTKSFPALVLAVTVGLVFHSAMYAPQAAFFSELFATRMRFSGASIGAQFASVAAGAPAPLIAVALLKDYGNSTPISVYVTLAAVVTVVALLFARETRGSSLDAVETDAGPSTDRAASPASAAR; the protein is encoded by the coding sequence ATCCCCAGAGGCCTCACGAAGGTCGTCGGCGCCAGCCTGATCGGCACCACCATCGAGTGGTACGACTACTTCCTCTACGGGTCCGCCGCGGCCCTGGTCTTCGGCAAGGTCTTCTTCCCGAAGGAGGACCCGCTCACCGGCACCCTGCTCTCCTTCCTGACCTACGCCATCGGCTTCGCCGCACGACCCGTCGGCGCGCTGGTCTTCGGGCACTTCGGCGACCGTCTCGGCCGGAAGAGGCTGCTGGTGATCAGCCTGCTGATGATGGGCGTCGCCACCGCCCTGATCGGCTGCGTCCCCGGCTACAACACCCTCGGGGTCACCGCGCCGATCCTGCTCACCGGGCTCCGCCTGATCCAGGGCTTCGCCCTCGGCGGTGAGTGGGGCGGAGCGGTGCTGCTGGTCTCCGAGCACGGCGACGCCCGGCGCCGCGGCTTCTGGGCCTCCTGGCCGCAGGGCGGCGCGCCGCTCGGCAACCTGCTCGCGGTCGGTGTGCTCTCGCTGATGACGACCGTTCAGACGGACGCGTCCTTCGTCGCCTGGGGCTGGCGGATCCCCTTCCTGCTCTCCGCGGTACTGGTGGGTGTCGGCCTGTGGATCCGGCTCGGCGTGGACGAGTCGCCGCTCTTCAAGGAGGCGCAGCGGCGGGCCGAGGCCCGCACGGCCGAGGGCGGCCACGAGCAGCCGCCGCTGATCGCGGTGCTGCGGCAGCACTGGCGGGACATCCTGGTCGCGATGGGCGCGCGCATGGCGGAGAACATCTCCTACTACGTGATCGTCACCTTCGTGCTGGCCTACTGCGTCGACCACCTCAAGCTGGAGAAGCAGACCGCACTCAACGCCGTGCTGATCGGCTCGGCCGTGCAGTTCTGCCTGATCCCGCTGTTCGGCGCGCTCTCGGACCGGGTCGGCCGCAAGCCGGTCTACCTCGTCGGCGCGGTCGGCACCGGAGCCTGGGCCTGGGCCTTCTTCGCCCTGCTCGACACGAAGTCGTTCCCGGCGCTGGTGCTGGCGGTGACCGTCGGCCTGGTCTTCCACAGTGCGATGTACGCGCCGCAGGCGGCGTTCTTCTCCGAACTCTTCGCGACCCGGATGCGCTTCTCCGGCGCTTCCATCGGGGCCCAGTTCGCCTCGGTGGCCGCGGGTGCCCCCGCGCCGCTGATCGCCGTGGCGCTGCTGAAGGACTACGGGAACTCGACGCCGATCTCCGTCTACGTCACCCTGGCGGCGGTCGTGACGGTCGTGGCGCTGCTCTTCGCCCGCGAGACCCGCGGCAGCTCCCTGGACGCCGTGGAGACCGACGCCGGTCCGAGCACGGACCGGGCCGCCAGCCCGGCCTCGGCCGCCCGCTGA
- a CDS encoding helix-turn-helix domain-containing protein, with amino-acid sequence MHASHEDDPTPPATPAPALPPASAAPAGAPAAERLLRLLAEGASAEELGEAGAGAPGDAALALRVHRTLAQHRRREAQLTALFETATDLAASRDLDAVLQAIVRRARLLLGTELAYLTLPDETAGDTYMRVTDGSVSPLFQTLRLELGEGLGGLVAQTARPYATPDYRTDSRFHHTRNIDAGVLDEGLVGILGVPLLLEKQVIGVLFAADRSPRPFSPDEVALLCTLAAHAAIAIDTARALDDTRAALADLAEANAVIREHAAAIQRAEEAHDRLTDLVLRGGEITAVAEAVSTLLDGEITVLDPDGQPLAGSAPAAAPGLDALVAESRASGRAVEADGRWVCAVLAGQELLGSLVLSGRPLLEDADRRLFERAGVVTALLLLLRRSVAEAENRVRGELLTDLLDSPDRDPAGLVQRGLRLGVDLRRPHVLLVAQASTPSDAAASRGKLAGAATRLLFGRGGIGAEHGDTVVLLLPAGPEPVSSAAAAAAAQLSQLTAQPVTVGAAGPAGGVAPLGAAHAEALRTLRALRALGREGEGACAADLGFLGVLLGEGHDVRGFVGETLGPLLEYDARRGTELVHTLDAYFACGGSLTRAKDELHVHVNTVVQRLDRVEALLGRDWSSPERALELQLALRLHLLTG; translated from the coding sequence ATGCACGCATCGCACGAAGACGACCCCACCCCACCTGCGACCCCGGCCCCGGCCCTGCCCCCGGCCTCGGCAGCCCCCGCCGGGGCGCCCGCCGCGGAACGGCTGCTGCGGCTGCTCGCCGAGGGCGCCTCCGCCGAGGAGCTCGGCGAAGCAGGGGCAGGGGCTCCGGGAGACGCGGCGCTGGCGCTGCGCGTCCACCGGACGCTCGCCCAGCACCGCCGCCGCGAGGCCCAGCTGACCGCGCTCTTCGAGACCGCAACCGACCTGGCCGCCTCCAGGGACCTCGACGCGGTACTCCAGGCGATCGTCCGGCGGGCCAGGCTGCTGCTCGGCACCGAACTCGCCTACCTCACCCTCCCGGACGAGACCGCCGGCGACACCTACATGCGGGTCACCGACGGTTCGGTCTCACCGCTCTTCCAGACCCTGCGGCTGGAGCTCGGAGAGGGCCTGGGCGGACTGGTCGCGCAGACCGCCCGCCCCTACGCCACCCCCGACTACCGCACCGACAGCCGGTTCCACCACACCCGCAACATCGACGCGGGCGTGCTGGACGAGGGCCTGGTCGGCATCCTCGGTGTGCCGCTGCTGCTGGAGAAGCAGGTGATCGGCGTGCTCTTCGCCGCCGACCGCAGCCCGCGGCCCTTCTCCCCGGACGAGGTCGCCCTGCTCTGCACGCTGGCCGCCCATGCGGCCATCGCCATCGACACCGCCCGCGCCCTGGACGACACCCGGGCGGCCCTCGCCGACCTGGCCGAGGCCAACGCGGTGATCCGCGAGCACGCCGCCGCGATCCAGCGGGCGGAGGAGGCCCACGACCGCCTCACCGACCTGGTCCTGCGGGGTGGCGAGATCACCGCCGTGGCGGAGGCGGTCTCGACACTGCTCGACGGCGAGATCACCGTCCTCGATCCGGACGGCCAGCCGCTGGCCGGCTCGGCCCCGGCCGCCGCGCCCGGCCTGGACGCCCTGGTCGCCGAATCCCGGGCCAGCGGCCGGGCCGTGGAGGCGGACGGGCGCTGGGTCTGCGCGGTCCTGGCCGGCCAGGAGCTGCTGGGGAGCCTGGTCCTGAGCGGCCGTCCGCTGCTGGAGGACGCCGACCGGCGGCTCTTCGAGCGGGCCGGGGTGGTGACGGCGCTGCTCCTGCTGTTGCGCCGTTCCGTGGCCGAGGCGGAGAACCGGGTCCGCGGGGAGCTGCTGACGGACCTGCTCGACAGCCCCGACCGCGATCCGGCCGGGCTGGTCCAGCGCGGCCTGCGGCTCGGCGTCGACCTGCGCCGCCCGCACGTGCTCCTCGTCGCCCAGGCCTCCACGCCCTCCGACGCCGCCGCCTCGCGCGGCAAGCTCGCCGGGGCCGCCACCCGCCTGCTCTTCGGCCGCGGCGGGATCGGCGCCGAGCACGGCGACACCGTCGTCCTGCTGCTCCCCGCGGGCCCCGAGCCCGTCTCGTCGGCGGCCGCGGCCGCGGCGGCGCAGCTGTCCCAGCTGACGGCCCAGCCGGTGACCGTCGGCGCCGCCGGTCCGGCCGGGGGCGTGGCCCCGCTGGGAGCCGCCCACGCCGAGGCCCTGCGGACGCTCCGCGCCCTGCGTGCCCTGGGCCGGGAGGGAGAGGGAGCCTGCGCCGCCGACCTGGGCTTCCTTGGCGTGCTGCTCGGCGAGGGCCACGACGTGCGCGGCTTCGTCGGCGAGACACTCGGCCCGCTGCTGGAGTACGACGCCAGGCGCGGCACCGAGCTGGTGCACACCCTGGACGCCTACTTCGCCTGCGGCGGCAGCCTCACCCGCGCCAAGGACGAGCTGCACGTCCACGTGAACACCGTGGTCCAGCGACTGGACCGGGTGGAGGCCCTGCTCGGCCGGGACTGGAGCTCACCCGAGCGGGCCCTGGAGCTCCAGCTGGCCCTGCG